The DNA region CGCCAGCGCGGAACCAGGATCAAGCCGGGCAAGAATGTGTTGGTCGGCAAGGACGATACCCTGTTCGCCACTGCGGACGGTGTTGTGATGTTCGATGTTGTGCGCGGACGCAAGCGCGTCAACGTCGTGCCTGCCGAGGTGGAATAATGAGAGCTGATATCCATCCCACCGTGTTTCAGGCGCAGGTCACCTGCGCTTCCTGCGGCAATACTTGGGTGACCACTTCCACCAAGAAGGAATTGCGCATCGACGTTTGCTCCAATTGTCATCCGTTCTTTACCGGTGAATCCGCGAAGATCCTCGACGTGGAAGGTCAGGTGGACCGCTTCTACAAGAAGCTTTCCGCGCGCCAGACCTACGTGGAACAGCAGAAAGCCAAGGAAGCTTCCTTGAACTCGCTTGATCGTTCCATCGACGATCTCGCCCTCACCCCGCGTGCAACGGATTCGCTCAAGAAGGCTGGCATCCTGACCATTGGTCAGGTGCTCGATAAACTTGCGGAAGGCGATGCCGCCCTGCTTGCAGTTTCGGGCTATGGTCAATCCGCGTTGACCGCCACCAAGAAGAAACTGCGCGCATTGGATTTTGAACTTCCCGAACCGCCCAAGGTCGAGAAGGCAGCCAAGGCTCCTGAAGCAAGCGAAGAAGCCGAAGCGACCGAGTCGGCTGAATAGGGCGGCTTTGTCAGGCGGGGATTTCTCAGGTAAACTTACGGGCAGACGCGAAAGCGTCTGCCTATTTTTTTGAATTGGGAGAATCACGGAATGCGTCATACACACGGTTCGATCGAAGTTGT from Anaerolineales bacterium includes:
- the rpmE gene encoding 50S ribosomal protein L31, yielding MRADIHPTVFQAQVTCASCGNTWVTTSTKKELRIDVCSNCHPFFTGESAKILDVEGQVDRFYKKLSARQTYVEQQKAKEASLNSLDRSIDDLALTPRATDSLKKAGILTIGQVLDKLAEGDAALLAVSGYGQSALTATKKKLRALDFELPEPPKVEKAAKAPEASEEAEATESAE
- the rpmA gene encoding 50S ribosomal protein L27; its protein translation is MAHKVGGGSSRNGRDSNAQRLGVKRYAGQFVLAGNILVRQRGTRIKPGKNVLVGKDDTLFATADGVVMFDVVRGRKRVNVVPAEVE